A region from the Pelagovum pacificum genome encodes:
- the dtd gene encoding D-aminoacyl-tRNA deacylase, with protein MRALLQRVTRASVTVGGERIAEIGPGLLILACAMQGDGDDLPAKLAGKIAKMRIFEDEAGKMNRSLLDTGGEALVVSQFTLAADTSRGNRPGFSTAAPPAEAERLYLALAEELRKLGPEVQTGRFGADMKVELLNDGPVTIWLDL; from the coding sequence GTGAGGGCGCTGCTCCAGCGGGTCACCCGGGCCTCTGTCACCGTCGGGGGAGAGCGGATCGCCGAGATCGGTCCGGGCCTCCTGATCCTCGCCTGCGCGATGCAGGGCGATGGCGATGACCTGCCCGCCAAGCTGGCCGGCAAGATTGCGAAGATGCGGATTTTCGAGGACGAGGCGGGCAAGATGAACCGCTCGCTGCTCGACACCGGGGGCGAGGCGCTTGTCGTCAGCCAGTTCACGCTTGCCGCCGACACGAGCCGGGGCAACCGGCCCGGCTTTTCCACCGCCGCGCCACCGGCGGAGGCAGAGCGGCTCTACCTCGCGCTGGCCGAGGAACTGCGCAAGCTGGGTCCCGAAGTCCAGACCGGACGGTTCGGGGCGGACATGAAGGTCGAGTTGCTGAACGACGGGCCGGTGACCATCTGGCTCGACCTCTGA
- a CDS encoding carbohydrate kinase family protein — MILACGEALIDMLPRQTDAGDSAFLPAPGGAVFNTAVALGRLGAPTSFFSGISSDFFGEILLRSLSESGVDSSPAVISDRPSTLAFVRLTNGNAQYLFYDDNTAGRMLSEADLPEVTQRALFFGGISLAVEPCGSAYEALMLREAPRAVTMIDPNIRPGFIKDEQAYRGRLKRMLKAADIVKMSEEDLHWLEGDGEISRLASRLLGMGPNLVLITRGEHGVTGYSIDHVIDVPATKAEVVDTVGAGDTFNAGVLASLHARGGLTKQRIANLDEETFRAALELGAKAAAVTVSRAGANPPWASEL, encoded by the coding sequence ATGATCCTGGCCTGTGGCGAAGCCCTTATCGACATGCTGCCGCGGCAGACCGACGCCGGCGACTCCGCGTTTCTGCCCGCCCCCGGCGGTGCCGTCTTCAACACGGCGGTCGCGCTCGGCCGTCTCGGCGCGCCGACGAGCTTCTTTTCAGGCATTTCGAGCGACTTCTTCGGTGAGATACTGCTGCGCTCGCTCTCGGAAAGCGGCGTCGATTCCTCCCCCGCCGTGATCTCGGACCGGCCGTCGACGCTGGCCTTCGTGCGGCTGACGAACGGCAACGCGCAATACCTTTTCTACGATGACAACACCGCCGGGCGTATGCTGTCGGAGGCCGACCTGCCCGAAGTCACGCAGCGCGCGCTGTTCTTCGGTGGCATCTCCCTCGCGGTCGAGCCCTGCGGCAGCGCCTACGAAGCGCTGATGCTGCGCGAAGCGCCGCGCGCCGTGACGATGATCGACCCCAACATCCGCCCCGGCTTCATCAAGGATGAGCAAGCCTACCGGGGCCGGCTGAAGCGGATGTTGAAGGCCGCAGACATCGTGAAGATGTCCGAGGAAGACCTGCACTGGCTGGAGGGCGACGGCGAAATCAGTCGGCTGGCCTCACGCCTGCTGGGGATGGGACCGAACCTCGTGCTCATCACGCGCGGCGAGCATGGCGTGACGGGCTATTCCATCGACCACGTGATCGACGTGCCCGCCACCAAGGCCGAGGTCGTCGATACGGTCGGGGCCGGCGACACGTTCAACGCGGGCGTTCTGGCCAGCCTTCACGCGCGCGGCGGCCTGACCAAGCAGCGGATCGCCAACCTCGACGAAGAAACCTTTCGCGCTGCGCTGGAGCTTGGTGCGAAGGCGGCGGCTGTCACCGTGTCGCGCGCCGGGGCGAACCCGCCCTGGGCCTCGGAACTGTGA
- a CDS encoding primosomal protein N' (replication factor Y) - superfamily II helicase, protein MAEEHHFPCDTCGGDMRFDPGDNRMICDHCGATQPIEEDGPWAGGSIRELDFEAALRGQVDAADIEETRTVKCPNCGAEVEFEEATHATECPFCATPVVTGTGTSRHIKPRGLLPFGLEEEQARDEMTKWLGRLWFAPNGLKQYARKGRKLNGIYVPYWTFDADTTSRYTGQRGEDYYVTRTVTRGGERKTIRERKTRWYSAAGQVARFFDDVLVLASRSLPKSYTDGLAPWDLSELEPYKPEFLAGFRAEAYQVELDEGFAEARDYMDRMILRDVKYDIGGDRQRVHDISTDVRDVTFKHILLPVWMAAYRYNGKSYRFVVNGRTGKVQGERPYSAWKIAFAVILGLIVAAGVGYLYANG, encoded by the coding sequence ATGGCCGAGGAACATCATTTTCCGTGCGATACCTGCGGCGGGGACATGCGGTTCGATCCCGGCGACAACCGGATGATCTGCGACCATTGCGGCGCGACCCAACCGATCGAGGAAGACGGCCCCTGGGCGGGCGGATCGATCCGGGAGCTCGATTTCGAGGCGGCGCTGCGCGGTCAGGTCGATGCCGCCGACATCGAAGAGACGCGCACCGTCAAATGCCCGAACTGCGGCGCCGAGGTCGAGTTCGAGGAGGCGACGCACGCCACCGAATGCCCCTTCTGCGCGACGCCCGTCGTCACCGGCACCGGCACCAGCCGCCACATCAAGCCGCGCGGCCTCCTGCCGTTCGGGCTGGAAGAGGAACAGGCCCGCGACGAGATGACGAAGTGGCTGGGCCGGCTCTGGTTCGCGCCGAACGGGCTCAAGCAATATGCCCGCAAGGGCCGGAAACTGAACGGGATCTACGTCCCCTACTGGACATTCGATGCCGACACGACCAGCCGCTACACCGGCCAGCGGGGCGAGGATTACTACGTCACCCGCACCGTCACGCGCGGTGGCGAGAGGAAGACGATCCGCGAGCGGAAGACGCGGTGGTACAGCGCCGCCGGACAGGTCGCGCGGTTCTTCGACGATGTGCTGGTGCTGGCCTCGCGCTCGCTGCCGAAAAGCTACACCGACGGGCTCGCCCCGTGGGACCTGTCCGAGCTCGAACCCTACAAACCGGAGTTCCTCGCCGGGTTCCGGGCCGAGGCGTACCAGGTCGAGCTGGACGAGGGCTTTGCCGAGGCGCGCGACTACATGGACCGGATGATCCTGCGCGACGTGAAGTACGACATCGGTGGCGACCGCCAGCGGGTGCATGACATCTCGACGGACGTGCGGGACGTGACCTTCAAGCACATCCTGCTGCCGGTCTGGATGGCCGCCTACCGCTACAACGGCAAGAGCTACCGCTTCGTCGTCAACGGCCGTACCGGCAAGGTGCAGGGCGAGCGGCCCTACTCCGCGTGGAAGATCGCGTTCGCTGTGATCCTCGGGCTGATCGTCGCCGCCGGGGTGGGGTATCTCTACGCCAACGGCTAG
- a CDS encoding globin domain-containing protein produces the protein MLDRDQKVRINTSFQALRLAPELFCRDFYERLFRQAPSVRPLFPDDLDRQAEKLASTLMVAIRSIHDLETLLPALHELGRRHASYGAMPVHYDVVGLVLIQTLAEHVPGWSGDDERAWSALYRDLSGAMLAGNSEESARCDTKKAG, from the coding sequence ATGCTCGACCGAGACCAGAAAGTGCGTATCAACACCAGTTTCCAGGCTCTGCGCCTCGCGCCGGAACTGTTCTGCCGTGACTTCTATGAGCGATTGTTCCGGCAGGCACCCAGTGTGCGGCCGCTGTTTCCCGACGATCTCGACCGGCAGGCTGAGAAGCTTGCCTCGACATTGATGGTGGCGATCCGGTCGATCCACGACCTTGAGACGCTGCTGCCGGCCCTGCATGAGCTCGGGCGGCGCCACGCGAGCTATGGCGCGATGCCGGTTCACTACGATGTCGTCGGACTGGTCCTGATCCAGACGCTGGCAGAGCATGTGCCGGGCTGGTCCGGGGACGATGAGCGGGCGTGGTCGGCGCTCTACCGCGACCTCTCGGGCGCGATGCTGGCCGGCAATTCGGAGGAGAGTGCCAGGTGCGACACGAAAAAAGCGGGGTGA
- a CDS encoding SPFH domain-containing protein, with amino-acid sequence MAIFDFLSGQFIDVIHWTDDTRDTIVWRFERHGHEIKYGAKLTVREGQSAVFIHEGQLADVFSPGLYMLETNNMPIMTSLQHWDHGFRSPFKSEVYFVSTNRFTNLKWGTKNPIMLRDPEFGPIRLRAYGTYTIKVVEPGLFMTEIVGTDGEFTMDEVSFQIRNIIVQEVSRALASSGIPALDMAANTAELGKLVAESISGTIKQYGLTLPELYIENISLPPAVEKALDERTSRGIAGNLDDHMKWKAAEAMGKGGTMGDAMGAGMGAGLGMQMGGMMMNQGGAGPWGQQVQPGPAAAAPAPPPPPVEHVWHIAENGQTKGPFSKAAMGRMATEGSLTRDSLVWTAGQDGWMRAEDVSELAQLFTVMPPPPPPPPPGA; translated from the coding sequence ATGGCTATTTTCGACTTTCTTTCCGGCCAATTCATCGACGTCATCCACTGGACGGACGACACCCGGGACACGATCGTCTGGCGGTTCGAGCGTCACGGCCATGAAATCAAGTACGGCGCCAAGCTGACGGTGCGGGAGGGGCAGTCCGCGGTCTTCATCCATGAGGGCCAGCTTGCGGACGTCTTCTCCCCCGGTCTCTACATGCTCGAGACCAACAACATGCCGATCATGACCTCGCTGCAGCACTGGGACCACGGGTTCCGGTCGCCCTTCAAGTCCGAGGTCTATTTCGTCTCCACCAACCGGTTCACCAACCTGAAGTGGGGCACCAAGAACCCGATCATGCTGCGCGATCCGGAGTTCGGGCCGATCCGCCTGCGCGCCTACGGGACCTACACGATCAAGGTGGTCGAGCCCGGCCTCTTCATGACCGAGATCGTCGGCACCGATGGCGAGTTCACCATGGACGAGGTGAGCTTCCAGATCCGCAACATCATCGTGCAGGAAGTATCGCGGGCCCTGGCCTCGTCCGGGATTCCGGCGCTCGACATGGCGGCGAACACCGCCGAGCTCGGCAAGCTGGTGGCGGAGTCGATCAGCGGCACGATCAAGCAGTACGGGCTGACCCTGCCCGAGCTCTATATCGAGAACATCTCGCTGCCGCCCGCCGTCGAGAAGGCGCTGGACGAGCGGACCTCACGCGGGATCGCCGGCAATCTCGACGATCACATGAAATGGAAGGCCGCCGAGGCGATGGGCAAGGGCGGCACCATGGGCGACGCGATGGGCGCGGGCATGGGGGCAGGCCTCGGCATGCAGATGGGCGGCATGATGATGAACCAGGGCGGCGCCGGACCCTGGGGCCAGCAGGTCCAGCCCGGTCCCGCGGCGGCCGCCCCCGCGCCGCCCCCGCCCCCCGTCGAGCATGTCTGGCACATCGCGGAGAACGGCCAGACGAAGGGTCCCTTTTCGAAGGCCGCGATGGGGCGCATGGCGACCGAGGGCAGCCTGACCCGAGATTCGCTGGTCTGGACCGCCGGTCAGGATGGCTGGATGCGGGCCGAGGACGTCAGCGAGCTGGCGCAGCTCTTCACCGTCATGCCGCCGCCGCCCCCTCCCCCGCCGCCGGGCGCCTGA
- a CDS encoding DUF2927 domain-containing protein, which yields MTRIIGATAKYITAAAFIGLAACSDAPITEVAVTTTPPPAAPVTSPPPESRETGFSQRSQDLALYYQRLQNDLTSRGLLRTDGGGPDTPFTSTMLARNFEQIALYDEYVSENDQLRAQTTESRLRRWEIPVRFGVEFGARVPADQRAEDRASVQNYVGRLARATGHQISYDEANPNFHVLILTEDDRLESADRLRQLIPGITEGSIRAFQTQSRGTLCLVLAFSQGNSASYTRAVALIRAEHPDLLRLSCVHEELAQGLGLANDSPAARPSIFNDDEEFALLTTQDELMLRILYDRRLRPGMLAPEAAPIVRTIANELKGSSS from the coding sequence ATGACCAGGATCATCGGCGCGACGGCGAAATACATCACGGCGGCGGCCTTCATCGGGCTGGCCGCCTGTTCCGACGCGCCGATCACGGAGGTGGCAGTCACGACGACTCCGCCGCCCGCGGCGCCCGTCACCTCGCCGCCGCCCGAAAGCCGGGAAACCGGCTTTTCGCAACGCAGCCAGGACCTGGCGCTCTATTACCAGCGGCTGCAGAACGACCTGACGTCGCGCGGCCTGCTGCGCACCGATGGCGGCGGACCGGACACGCCCTTCACCTCGACCATGCTGGCGCGCAACTTCGAGCAGATCGCGCTCTATGACGAGTATGTCTCGGAGAACGATCAGCTCAGGGCCCAGACCACGGAGAGCCGCCTGCGGCGGTGGGAAATCCCCGTGCGCTTCGGGGTCGAGTTCGGCGCCCGCGTGCCGGCGGACCAGCGCGCCGAGGACCGGGCGTCGGTGCAGAACTACGTCGGGCGGCTGGCACGGGCGACGGGCCACCAGATCAGCTACGACGAGGCGAACCCGAACTTCCACGTGCTGATCCTGACCGAAGACGACCGGCTGGAGAGTGCCGACCGTCTTCGCCAGCTGATCCCCGGCATCACCGAGGGGTCGATCCGCGCGTTCCAGACGCAATCCCGCGGGACGCTCTGCCTCGTGCTTGCGTTCAGCCAGGGCAACAGCGCGAGCTACACCCGCGCCGTGGCACTGATCCGGGCGGAACATCCCGACCTGCTGCGGCTGTCCTGCGTCCACGAGGAGCTGGCGCAGGGGCTCGGCCTCGCCAACGACAGCCCCGCCGCGCGGCCGTCGATCTTCAACGACGACGAGGAATTCGCCCTGCTGACCACGCAGGACGAGCTGATGCTGCGAATTCTTTACGACCGCCGGCTGCGGCCGGGCATGCTCGCCCCGGAGGCCGCGCCGATCGTGCGCACGATCGCCAACGAGCTGAAGGGCAGCTCCAGCTGA
- a CDS encoding toxic anion resistance protein, whose product MSETTANNMAKAQTALADVEKVTAVVLPEPKGEMVAIDQADETTTAEIRKRIDEIDMTDTNSIIAFGSGAQAELQTISQSMLQGVKNKDVGPAGDSLREIVTTIRGFNVSELDMRRKQSFWEKLTGKVAPAAKFAARFETVQAQIDKVTDDLLRHEHTLLKDIESLDMLYEKTLAFYDELAIYIAAGEAKLAELDETTIPAKEAEVQAAPEEQGVMKAQELRDLRAARDDLERRVHDLKLTRQVTMQSLPSIRLVQENDKSLVTKINSTLINTVPLWETQLAQAVTIQRSSEAASAVREANDLTNELLTANAENLRQANQTIRTEMERGVFDIEAIKAANANLIATINESLEIADEGKRKRAEAETELQKMETELKDTLASAKSKQTGLGETVGQSTGA is encoded by the coding sequence ATGTCCGAAACCACCGCAAACAACATGGCGAAGGCACAGACCGCCCTCGCCGACGTGGAGAAGGTGACCGCCGTGGTATTGCCAGAACCCAAGGGTGAGATGGTCGCGATCGACCAGGCCGACGAGACGACGACCGCCGAGATCAGGAAGCGGATCGACGAGATCGACATGACCGACACGAACTCGATCATCGCGTTCGGGTCCGGCGCACAGGCCGAGTTGCAGACGATTTCCCAGTCCATGCTTCAAGGCGTGAAGAACAAGGACGTCGGCCCGGCGGGTGACTCGCTGCGCGAGATCGTGACCACGATCCGGGGCTTCAACGTCTCCGAGCTCGACATGCGCCGCAAGCAGTCCTTCTGGGAGAAGCTGACCGGCAAGGTCGCCCCGGCGGCCAAGTTCGCCGCACGTTTCGAGACGGTGCAGGCCCAGATCGACAAGGTCACCGACGACCTGCTGCGTCACGAGCATACGCTGCTCAAGGACATCGAGAGCCTCGACATGCTCTACGAGAAGACGCTCGCCTTCTACGACGAGCTGGCGATCTACATCGCCGCCGGCGAGGCGAAGCTTGCCGAGCTGGACGAGACGACGATCCCCGCCAAGGAAGCCGAGGTTCAGGCCGCCCCCGAAGAGCAGGGTGTGATGAAGGCGCAGGAGCTGCGCGACCTGCGCGCCGCGCGCGACGATCTGGAACGCCGGGTGCACGACCTCAAGCTGACGCGGCAGGTGACGATGCAGTCGCTCCCCTCGATCCGGCTGGTGCAGGAGAACGACAAGTCGCTGGTCACCAAGATCAACTCGACCCTGATCAACACCGTGCCGCTGTGGGAAACACAGCTGGCGCAGGCCGTGACGATCCAGCGGTCCTCCGAAGCCGCGAGCGCCGTGCGCGAAGCGAACGACCTGACGAACGAGCTTCTGACCGCCAATGCCGAGAATTTGCGGCAGGCGAACCAGACGATCCGCACCGAGATGGAGCGCGGCGTCTTCGACATCGAGGCGATCAAGGCGGCCAACGCCAACCTCATCGCGACGATCAACGAGAGCCTCGAGATCGCCGACGAGGGCAAGCGCAAGCGGGCCGAGGCGGAAACCGAACTGCAGAAGATGGAGACCGAGTTGAAGGACACGCTTGCCTCTGCGAAGTCGAAGCAGACCGGACTCGGCGAAACTGTCGGACAATCCACGGGGGCTTGA
- a CDS encoding 5-bromo-4-chloroindolyl phosphate hydrolysis family protein → MAKRFGGTYSPGGPTEGGGKSRPPRAPLNEAPRDAAGMRANLMFVPPFLLAVTSLNDGPVVLVFSLAGAAILTLGAWLLREGLRAEAAYNARKVARRPAMPRKIAAALLAGLGIAVAGWTGGAGIVGSILYGVATGALHLTAFGIDPLKDKHIEGIDTFQQDRVARVVDEAEEHLATMWAQIQTTDARALQDRVADFCATARRMIRTVEEDPRDLTGARKFLGVYLLGAKDATIKFVDLWNRRKDPEARADYEALLDDLDKNFAARTEQMMLDDRTDMDIEIKVLRDRLQREGV, encoded by the coding sequence ATGGCGAAGCGCTTCGGCGGCACATACAGCCCCGGCGGCCCGACCGAAGGCGGCGGCAAGAGCCGCCCGCCCCGCGCCCCGCTGAACGAGGCGCCCCGCGACGCGGCGGGGATGCGCGCGAACCTGATGTTCGTGCCCCCGTTCCTGCTGGCCGTCACCTCGCTCAACGACGGGCCCGTCGTGCTGGTCTTTTCGCTGGCCGGCGCGGCGATCCTCACGCTCGGCGCGTGGCTGCTCCGCGAAGGGCTGCGGGCAGAGGCCGCCTACAACGCCCGGAAAGTCGCCCGTCGCCCCGCCATGCCGCGCAAGATCGCGGCAGCCTTGCTCGCCGGACTCGGCATCGCGGTTGCCGGCTGGACCGGCGGTGCGGGTATCGTCGGCTCGATCCTCTACGGAGTCGCGACGGGGGCATTGCACCTCACCGCCTTCGGGATCGACCCGCTGAAGGACAAACATATCGAGGGGATCGACACGTTCCAGCAGGACCGGGTCGCCCGCGTGGTGGACGAGGCGGAGGAACATCTGGCGACCATGTGGGCCCAGATCCAGACGACCGATGCTCGCGCGCTGCAGGACCGGGTGGCCGACTTCTGCGCGACCGCCCGCCGCATGATCCGTACCGTGGAGGAGGACCCGCGCGACCTGACCGGGGCGCGCAAGTTCCTCGGCGTCTACCTCCTCGGGGCGAAGGACGCGACGATTAAGTTCGTCGACCTCTGGAACCGCCGCAAGGATCCGGAGGCCCGCGCCGACTACGAGGCGCTGCTCGACGACCTCGACAAGAACTTCGCCGCCCGGACGGAGCAGATGATGCTCGACGACCGGACCGACATGGATATCGAGATCAAGGTGCTGCGGGACAGGTTGCAGCGGGAAGGCGTCTGA
- a CDS encoding TerC family protein: MAELLTVENATNLLMLCFLQAVLGFDNLLYISIESQRAPVAHQRAVRFWGIIIAVTLRIVLLFAMVRLLELLEAPFYTFAWEGILTGGVNFATIVYLIGGAFIMYTAVKEIGHMLSIEDPGHDVEAKSGKSAVSVVALIVMMNLIFSFDSVLSAIAITHVFPVLAAAILLSGLAMILLADGVTRFLQKNRMYEVLGLFILLIVGVVLLGEAGQAAVHGAEAIGTSPEEAEALALKLFGYEIVPMSKSTFYFSVVVLVAVEVLQSGYSRKLNAERRALQRHS, encoded by the coding sequence ATGGCCGAACTTCTGACCGTCGAGAATGCGACCAACCTGCTGATGCTCTGCTTCCTGCAGGCGGTACTCGGCTTCGACAACCTGCTCTACATCTCGATCGAGAGCCAGCGCGCCCCGGTGGCCCACCAGCGGGCAGTCCGCTTCTGGGGGATCATCATCGCGGTTACCCTGCGCATCGTGCTGTTGTTTGCCATGGTGCGACTGCTCGAACTGCTGGAAGCGCCCTTCTACACCTTCGCCTGGGAGGGCATTCTGACCGGCGGTGTGAACTTCGCCACCATCGTCTACCTGATCGGCGGTGCCTTCATCATGTACACGGCGGTCAAGGAAATCGGCCACATGCTGTCGATCGAAGACCCCGGCCACGACGTCGAAGCCAAGAGCGGCAAGTCCGCCGTCTCCGTTGTCGCTCTGATCGTCATGATGAACCTGATCTTCTCGTTCGACTCGGTGCTGTCGGCGATCGCCATCACTCACGTCTTCCCGGTGCTGGCGGCCGCGATCCTGCTGTCGGGCCTCGCGATGATCCTTCTGGCGGACGGGGTGACCCGGTTCCTGCAGAAAAACCGGATGTACGAAGTGCTCGGCCTGTTCATCCTGCTGATCGTCGGCGTCGTCCTGCTGGGCGAGGCCGGACAGGCTGCGGTGCACGGGGCGGAGGCGATCGGCACCAGCCCCGAAGAGGCCGAAGCGCTGGCCCTGAAGCTGTTCGGATACGAGATCGTGCCGATGTCGAAGAGCACCTTCTATTTCTCCGTGGTCGTCCTCGTGGCCGTCGAAGTGCTGCAGTCGGGCTACTCCCGGAAGCTGAACGCGGAGCGGCGCGCGCTGCAGAGGCACTCGTAA
- a CDS encoding pseudouridine synthase has product MTDENQTAERIAKVLARRGVASRREVERMIEAGRVSVNGRKLDSPALNVTDKDRILVDGKPVKAPEPPRLWLYNKPVGLVTTERDEKGRPTVFGALPEDMPRVMSVGRLDLNSEGLLLLTNDGEIKRRLELPSTGWLRRYRVRTHGQPDEAALDRLRRGIEVEGVRYQPMDVTFDRQQGSNAWLTVALREGKNREIRRAMESIGAKVNRLIRVSYGPFQLGNLETGKVEELRQRVVRDQLGLDNPPKPQRKRPPARRRET; this is encoded by the coding sequence ATGACGGACGAGAACCAGACAGCGGAACGCATCGCGAAAGTGCTCGCACGGCGCGGCGTCGCCTCGCGGCGCGAAGTCGAGCGCATGATCGAAGCCGGACGGGTGTCCGTCAACGGACGCAAGCTCGACAGCCCGGCGCTGAACGTCACCGACAAGGACCGCATCCTCGTCGACGGCAAGCCGGTGAAGGCGCCCGAGCCGCCGCGGCTCTGGCTCTACAACAAGCCCGTCGGACTCGTGACCACCGAGCGGGACGAGAAGGGCCGCCCGACGGTCTTCGGCGCCCTGCCCGAGGACATGCCGCGCGTTATGTCGGTCGGCCGGCTCGACCTGAATTCCGAAGGGCTGCTGCTGCTCACCAACGACGGCGAGATCAAGCGCCGCCTGGAGCTGCCGTCAACCGGCTGGCTGCGCCGCTATCGGGTCCGCACCCACGGACAGCCCGATGAGGCCGCGCTCGACCGGCTGCGCCGGGGCATCGAGGTCGAGGGCGTCCGCTACCAGCCGATGGATGTGACCTTCGACCGTCAGCAAGGCTCGAACGCCTGGCTGACGGTGGCGCTGCGCGAGGGCAAGAACCGCGAGATCCGCCGCGCGATGGAGTCGATCGGCGCGAAGGTGAACCGGCTGATCCGGGTGTCCTACGGCCCCTTCCAGCTCGGCAATCTCGAGACCGGCAAGGTCGAGGAGCTCCGCCAGCGGGTGGTGCGCGACCAGCTCGGCCTCGACAATCCGCCGAAGCCGCAGCGCAAACGGCCGCCGGCACGGCGCCGGGAAACCTGA
- a CDS encoding nucleoside deaminase, which translates to MVFRSYMGLALEEARAAGERGEVPVGAVLIAPGGRVLARAGNRTRELSDPTAHAEMLAIREACAATGSDRLPGCDLYVTLEPCPMCAAAIGFARIGRLYYGAADAKSGGVGQGPRVFAHSQSHHVPDIYDGIDAEVSAALLRDFFTARR; encoded by the coding sequence ATGGTCTTTCGCTCCTACATGGGACTTGCGCTGGAAGAAGCGCGCGCCGCCGGCGAGCGTGGCGAAGTGCCGGTCGGCGCGGTCCTGATCGCGCCCGGTGGCAGGGTGCTGGCGCGCGCCGGCAACCGCACGCGCGAGCTGTCCGATCCGACGGCCCATGCCGAGATGCTCGCGATCCGCGAAGCCTGCGCCGCTACGGGCAGCGACAGGCTGCCGGGGTGCGATCTCTACGTGACGCTTGAGCCCTGTCCGATGTGTGCCGCGGCGATCGGCTTCGCCCGGATCGGCCGGCTTTATTACGGGGCGGCGGACGCGAAGTCCGGCGGTGTGGGGCAGGGGCCGCGCGTCTTCGCGCATTCCCAGAGCCACCACGTGCCGGACATCTACGACGGGATCGACGCGGAGGTCAGTGCTGCCCTTCTTCGGGATTTCTTCACCGCGAGGCGGTAG
- the glpX gene encoding class II fructose-bisphosphatase, with protein sequence MASKAPEFHDRLLSLGLARVSEAAAIACAGLIGRGDEKAADQAAVNAMRNQLNMLDISGTVVIGEGERDEAPMLYIGEEVGAGTGPAVDIALDPLEGTTLTAKDMPNALTVIAMAPRGTLLHAPDVYMEKLAIGPGFKPGLVTMAMSPAERVSALAAAKGCSTDDITVCVLERPRHEEMIAELRTTGAAIRLITDGDVAGVMHCAQPELTGIDMYMGSGGAPEGVLAAAALKCMGGQIYGKLTFRNDDERGRAKAAGITNLDRVYTRDDMVTGDVIFAATGVTDGSLLPGIKREPNHVTAETILMRSKTGSVRRMIYRNPVE encoded by the coding sequence ATGGCCAGCAAAGCCCCCGAATTTCACGACCGCCTGCTTTCTCTCGGGCTCGCCCGGGTGAGCGAGGCCGCGGCGATCGCCTGCGCCGGCCTGATCGGGCGCGGCGACGAGAAGGCCGCCGACCAGGCCGCCGTGAACGCCATGCGCAACCAGCTGAACATGCTCGACATTTCCGGCACGGTCGTGATCGGCGAGGGGGAGCGGGACGAGGCGCCGATGCTTTACATCGGTGAGGAGGTCGGCGCCGGAACGGGTCCGGCCGTGGACATCGCGCTCGACCCGCTGGAGGGGACGACGCTGACCGCCAAGGACATGCCGAACGCGCTGACCGTCATCGCGATGGCCCCGCGCGGCACCTTGCTGCACGCGCCAGACGTCTACATGGAGAAGCTCGCCATCGGCCCCGGCTTCAAGCCCGGCCTCGTGACCATGGCGATGTCGCCGGCCGAGCGGGTCTCGGCGCTGGCCGCCGCCAAGGGCTGTTCGACGGACGACATCACCGTCTGCGTGCTGGAGCGGCCGCGCCACGAGGAGATGATCGCCGAGCTGCGCACCACGGGCGCGGCGATCCGGCTGATCACCGACGGCGACGTCGCGGGCGTGATGCACTGCGCACAGCCCGAGCTGACGGGAATCGACATGTACATGGGCTCCGGCGGGGCGCCGGAGGGCGTGCTCGCAGCGGCGGCACTGAAATGCATGGGGGGTCAGATTTACGGGAAGTTGACGTTCCGCAACGATGATGAGCGCGGGCGTGCGAAGGCGGCGGGGATCACCAACCTCGACCGGGTCTATACGCGCGACGATATGGTGACCGGCGACGTGATCTTCGCGGCGACCGGCGTGACCGACGGTTCGCTGTTGCCGGGCATCAAGCGCGAGCCGAACCACGTCACGGCAGAAACGATCCTGATGCGGTCCAAGACCGGGTCGGTCCGGCGCATGATCTACCGCAATCCGGTCGAGTGA